In the Candidatus Zixiibacteriota bacterium genome, GGCGGTTTGAAGCGGAAAATGTAGATGCAGTACCCGCTGCGACAGCAATGTCGTTCGTGCAGAAGAATGTGTTCCCGTTTGCCACGTGTGCAGCGACGGAATCTGCATCCGCCCACTCCGCGACCGCCTTGGCAATAGCGGTATCTTCGCTTGATGGAGCCTTCGTAAGACCCTCAAACCAGGGCTCAGTAGGAGACGCGTACTTGTTGCCTATTGTCTTGATCAGGGCTATTCCAGCTCCTGCACTCTCAAGGCGTCGGCCCACCTCCCCGAACTTTTTCGCATACTCATGCAACGTAGGATGAAACCATTCGTCTTTCAAGTCAGAGTTCTGAACTCCAGCTACACGCGGGCACCGCATCAACTTGAAGCCTACCGCCAAGGCGTCCGCAAGGTGCGAGCTTAGGTAGGAATTATTTCCTGGGTGTGCGGAGTTATCGGGACCCAAGCTAAACCCAAGCTTGATGGTCCCGTCAGGTAGTTCCTCCTCCGTGACCTTAGCCTTCGGTCGATACGACACAAAGAAGTTTTTGCGATCCGCCCGGACAATTCCTTCTAACGTGAAGACCGTTTCGCAAAGCACACCTCGGATCTTCCCCGACTTCAGAGCGGCATTGATTCTCACGAATGCTGCATATTCAGGATGGTTCGGGAACCTCGAAGGATCAGCGGCAGCCCTCCATACATTGGAATCGAACGTCACAAGCATCGCCTCTCCTTCATGTCTATCGCTGCGATCAGTCGAACCGAAGATTCATTGTGCGCCTATCGCAGTAGAGCATTGAGATGATTGAACGCAGCCTCAAAGCGGTCCTTAGTGGCGCCCGAAACCTGCAGCCAGAGCGTGGCTGCATTTTCCGAGAAATACCGTGCGGGCCTGTAATGGCCAAAAGAGCCAGATTTGAGCGGATTGGCTTCAAGATAGGCTTCGATACTCCGTAACGTGCGTGGCTCTTTGGTGTTCAGAGCTGCCAGATCTAATGGTTTTTTCAATTCCTTTGCATACTCGGCATTGACGAGATTTACGTAGAAATCACGCTCGAACATATCCTCCACATCGGCTTCGTTCTTTCCGACAAAATCCCCGTATGTAATGACCTGTTTCTTCTTGAGCAGCTTCTTCTTGTAGAGGTCTTCGATCAGCGCACGGTCGCTGCTCGGGAAATCGAGCAGCGTGGCGACGTTCATGCCTTTCTGAGGGGCCAACAGTGCGACGAACGCCGGAACCTTGCCGCTGCCACCTACGGGTGTAATCACCCATTCCTCGGATAGGCCCACACGCCCCTCACGCTCAAGCTGGTTGGATACGGCCCAAAGATAGAGCATATCGGCAGGGCCTTCGACTACCAACGAATTAGGACCAATGAACAGCGTCTGCTGAATCTCATAGCCGAGCGCGCCTTGCAACGGAAATAAGCTGTCGTCGGTTGCGTCAAACACATTTGTAAGCACCTTCGTGCCATCCTGATCCTTCGGCAGTTGTTCCTTCGTGTCGACTCCCAAGTCTTGCACGATTCGCACCCGCTCAAATTTTGTCGGGTCGATCATAAAGGGTGAATGGGTGGTGTAAAGAAGCTGGTGGGCCGATAACTCGGCCTCAAAATATCGCAGGAGATCGGCTTGCGCGCGTCCGTGCAATGATAGGCCTGGCTCATCGAGCAATAGGATAACGTTTTGTTTCTGACGTTTCACATCCTCATACCACGCAAGGAACGAGAAGAACCAGACGAAGCCGCGCGATCTGGTGCCGAGCGGCGTGTGTGCCCAATGAACGGTGTCATAGACCTCGCCCCAGACATTGATGCCCTGCCGCATATCCGGCGGGTCTTCAAGTTTAGCGTCACGCACGTCAAAGCGAATCTGGATATGCTGGTTCTGGGACCAGTATTTAATGATCCGCCTAGTTAAGTGATTTCCGGCCCCCTCATGCTTGTTTTTAAGTTCTGTCGTGTTCTTCGCTGCGATAAGCTGGCGATGATCGAGGCGGGCTAGATTGATGAGCCCGATCAGCGGGTAGTCGGAATCCTCAAGGTTTTTGGCATCCTCGCGAGCGATCAGTGCTTGGAGATTTGCCTGCCCCTTCATCTGGTAATACTCGTCGAAATAGAGATATTTTGGAGCGCGCCGCCAGATCAAGGAATTGAAGATGTATGAAGCTAATCCCTTCTCACGGACCTTGGCTACTAACAC is a window encoding:
- a CDS encoding AAA family ATPase, with the translated sequence MKLREFRVREFRSIWDSGPVKVDDQVTCLVGKNEAGKTALLTALYRTNPIITEQAIFDETYDYPKREVEDYRFAVENEDRGEAVVVEALYELESGDVEAVASVFGPKTLKDKTFKRETFYGKSNSRFNLSVDEAAARKHLANNTALNEELRATLTEAADWNAFATALDTAEATEAVNAVKVLVAKVREKGLASYIFNSLIWRRAPKYLYFDEYYQMKGQANLQALIAREDAKNLEDSDYPLIGLINLARLDHRQLIAAKNTTELKNKHEGAGNHLTRRIIKYWSQNQHIQIRFDVRDAKLEDPPDMRQGINVWGEVYDTVHWAHTPLGTRSRGFVWFFSFLAWYEDVKRQKQNVILLLDEPGLSLHGRAQADLLRYFEAELSAHQLLYTTHSPFMIDPTKFERVRIVQDLGVDTKEQLPKDQDGTKVLTNVFDATDDSLFPLQGALGYEIQQTLFIGPNSLVVEGPADMLYLWAVSNQLEREGRVGLSEEWVITPVGGSGKVPAFVALLAPQKGMNVATLLDFPSSDRALIEDLYKKKLLKKKQVITYGDFVGKNEADVEDMFERDFYVNLVNAEYAKELKKPLDLAALNTKEPRTLRSIEAYLEANPLKSGSFGHYRPARYFSENAATLWLQVSGATKDRFEAAFNHLNALLR